One segment of Primulina tabacum isolate GXHZ01 chromosome 6, ASM2559414v2, whole genome shotgun sequence DNA contains the following:
- the LOC142549997 gene encoding uncharacterized protein LOC142549997, which yields MDIVGPFPVAQAQKKFLLVVVDYFSKWIEADPLARITEQEVLKFLGKNIIGRFGVPTRLISDNGRHFQGKEITAWCQEMKVTQYFTSVAYPQANDQTEVVNIIIVQALKTRIQGKGKRLGGGIA from the coding sequence ATGGACATTGTTGGTCCTTTTCCAGTTGCCCAGGCTCAGAAGAAATTTCTGTTGGTGgttgttgattatttttctaAGTGGATAGAGGCCGACCCCTTGGCAAGGATTACTGAGCAGGAAGTTTTGAAGTTCTTGGGGAAGAATATTATAGGCCGATTCGGAGTCCCCACGAGACTAATCTCAGATAATGGGAGACATTTTCAGGGAAAAGAGATCACAGCCTGGTGCCAGGAAATGAAAGTCACTCAGTATTTCACTTCAGTTGCCTATCCTCAAGCAAATGACCAAACAGAAGTGGTGAACATAATTATTGTGCAAGCCTTGAAAACTAGAATACAGGGCAAAGGAAAAAGATTGGGTGGAGGAATTGCCTAG